The genomic region ATGAGCCACTTTCATTTGTAAGGGTTGATAAGGTGCCAATGCTTCGATATAATCAAAATCGGGttctaaaaatcaaaattaaaattgaccaCTATTTgaacaataaaattagtacTCAACAAGATCAAATATAGATCAAATATATTTTGCCAAATATTGCAACAACAAAGTAGTAAAGTAGGAAActgtaattcaaaaattttagacattatttgaaacgtcaaaatttcaaaaaacatcaatttgatttaattttctagGAGTTTTTAGTGTTCTgtcggcagtatttagtcttctacaagcaataCTAGTATTCTGCAATCAATGTGTAGTCTATtaacgtttcataaaattgacatttaattttgacaaattattGTGAAGTTAgttacagttggtaacattgaatttctgtcacattgacgtttaaactttattcaaaaatttatttaaaaaaataaatttatggaatcaatttgcAGACTGAAAAACTGGGAAAAAATTTACctgtaaaaataatacaatttcttGGATTATTCCCCCACATCTCAATAAATTGTACCGCATCCCCAAACCTTAAACTTGGGTGCCCACAAAAAACGATACAAGGTTCCTGAAAATCCGTGCTAAATCCCTCCGAATAGATATGCTTACAAAACTTTAATCGGCTATTCTTAACCAACATAGCATGTGGAAAAGGCTCATCAGGTAAATACACCTTATTTTGCTTTACTGATGATAACCATTCAGCTAAAATATTCGAATAAGCCAACGACATATCAGCAACtggagaaacaaaaaacatgGGACAATTTGAGACCCCTAATTCactcattttaattgataaacACTCGAAAAGATCATAAATAACCCCCGTGGGGTAACATGGAATTAAAACATTTCCGCCACCACGCAAAGTTAACCCAACAACGACGCATAAAACACCCAACATTGAATCTGGGTTGCTAATTGGGGTTTGGGTTAAATCGGTCATGATTAAAACGTCGGCGTTTTTTAACGCGTTATGATCCATGGGGCGGGGGTGGGTTGTTAGAGTGCTTGAGCCActtaaataaacgattttttcatGGTCAGAAGTTATAACCCAATTGCTTGAACCCAAACAATAACCTGATGAAGCTGGGATAACTTTTAATGCACCATAAACATCCTTAAAACAATTAGTTTAgtttaaattagttaatttttttaataacttacaATCTTCTCATTATACCCCACCATTTGTATCCTAGATAAACTTGCATTTACATTTGccatattataaatttgtttccaTGATTTTGGTTTGAATGAATCACTTAATGGATATGGGAGTTTATGAAGAAGATTTTTCCATTGTGTGGCAAAATTTGCTTTTGGACATTGTTCTATATAAACCACAACTTCCTCcaataataatctttaaataaatatataaataattaacttagataaaaaaaataagattaaaaattaccTCCCAATCTGTAAAGTAGGTTCAGTAGCATAAATCCTCCCTTCAAACCCTGTACCTTCTGTAATAAATGGTAAAGCCATCATACACATATAATTCGAAATTAATATAACATCAACTTGAGAGAAATCAATCAATTTATCTAAAGGGGGGCAAAATTCTGGTGGGGAATCCACAAATATTCGAtcacaattttcttttaattcgcCTTCAATATCCGGTTCTGAGGAATCTGCAGGCATCCAATTAGGTAAATTTTGAAGCCGATTTAACGGCACGAACGATAAAGGTAAAAATCTTAACACAGATTGCATCGAAAGGCCACAATCAAGCATCAAAGTGATTTCTTTGAACGTTAAAACATGACATGGTTTATTTGGATCGTTACTTaaacaatactaaaaaaaaatattaaacgtagatatttaattaatttaatttaacattaagtACCAGTTTCATGATGAatcaaacttttaaattattactttatgtTTTGATGTTTATGTATACATAACCTAAttgtttttgaggttagtttGAAATGTAGATACctcaaaaaatcgtttgtaatattattattataaatattattgtttttgggaagttattgttaagaattaattgttatattattaaaaataataataatttttatttttatgtaattgttattaaaagagaAGTTaggtattaattaaatctgaCTTATTCTcgcaatagatggcgctttaaCTTAATTAGCGAAGTTGGAGATcaaattatgtcaaaatttaaacgaTACGACGccattgttgttttaaattgtttatgataTTTTTGTGGTTATTGTGCTTATTTATTACCTCGTTTACCTTTCGTTCTTTTTCTAAACTTACATCTATTTTAATCCAACgttattttaaagatttagtgttaattaaaagaagaaatcggtaagttataatttatatcaataataaacaagataataaaaaaaaaatttcaagatttttAGCGTTTTACTTCAACTACGTTTGAGGGCATATCTAATTTCTTCGAAAGTCTTTTTTAAGACTCTGTGGTGGTCTAGAGAAAATTTGGGTAAGTAATATTTAAAGGGAAGTTCACACTGAAGAGGTGTTGTTGTCGTCTTCACATTGGCCACAATTTGGTGAACGACCTATATATTTCCATTGGTTAAGAGCTGTTGCCAACCTTACCGCAAAAATAATCCTACCTAATACCTTTACGCACAAATTATTCATTTATCACAACATCTTCTGAAGAAACCTCataaacacaataaaaataaacacatgACCTCAACCCAGGGGAACCTTGCCCTAAtgtttaatacatttaatacattttaatacATACAGATTACAAAACTTAggtttaaataattatgtaGGTAAccaaatctaaataaattgccatgaataaagttttattGGAATTTGAAATCGTGTGGTAGAATCGTGAGAGGCTCTTTTTGTTTTCGATTCAATGATACATCAAGAAGATTGAACTTGGACTATCCAGATTTTTCAGACTGATTGAAAATGTGTAGAATACCTTATCCAGAATCTGAATTGCAAGAACAGTTTTATAGCTGCTAGGAATACATTTAGACAACAAACTGAACTGTCAAGCACGTAAAGAACATCTCCAAAATGGTCACTAATCCGCTCCACCCTagccaacatgcttaccagaaagcaaaatcaacaattactgctctccatgctttgactagcactttagaggaggcaattgcaaccaaagaggGACATAGAGGGTGCGTTTGATACCACCtatgaatccatagagaaggcTCTAAATGTAATAGATATATATCCGTCGACAATCAAATAGCgtatagccatgttgaaaagtcggcagatcacagccagtctgggAGGCGGGTCGCTGACTATAAAGACTCCAAGAGGGTGTCCCCAAGGgggagtgctatcacctctattatggtgtctggtagttgatgacttgatgaacaccctAACAGAAAACGGATTCAAATAAGGCAGCTTCAAGTGCCTCATCACTGGAAATAGTTTCTTCagtcaagttgatgcagggcaACGTCAAAGGACACCTCGaaatcctcaaggacccatgtTTAAATCAccagaatacaatttcaaccagccgtataaggtcatatttagaagcagggatgattgaGCGAAGGGAGAGCCTCAAGTAAAAAGAGGAGCcgtagcctggt from Onthophagus taurus isolate NC chromosome 5, IU_Otau_3.0, whole genome shotgun sequence harbors:
- the LOC111413595 gene encoding integrator complex subunit 9; protein product: MKLYCLSNDPNKPCHVLTFKEITLMLDCGLSMQSVLRFLPLSFVPLNRLQNLPNWMPADSSEPDIEGELKENCDRIFVDSPPEFCPPLDKLIDFSQVDVILISNYMCMMALPFITEGTGFEGRIYATEPTLQIGRLLLEEVVVYIEQCPKANFATQWKNLLHKLPYPLSDSFKPKSWKQIYNMANVNASLSRIQMVGYNEKIDVYGALKVIPASSGYCLGSSNWVITSDHEKIVYLSGSSTLTTHPRPMDHNALKNADVLIMTDLTQTPISNPDSMLGVLCVVVGLTLRGGGNVLIPCYPTGVIYDLFECLSIKMSELGVSNCPMFFVSPVADMSLAYSNILAEWLSSVKQNKVYLPDEPFPHAMLVKNSRLKFCKHIYSEGFSTDFQEPCIVFCGHPSLRFGDAVQFIEMWGNNPRNCIIFTEPDFDYIEALAPYQPLQMKVAHCAIDTSLNFTQANKLIKDLKPTTLVVPECYTQPPTTAQNLTELVIENSPDRTLIPYKWGEVINLPLKRKQGQLFIENNIAQNLKPVEVKPGVNLSTITGNLNVKDNVHNVEEITERQMQCNVKYEFGNVNITDFLQKLAKEGVTDAKVESSGSGVMIHLQHEDALIQIDDNSTHILCSNESLRVKLRLILMQCIKKF